Below is a genomic region from Alkalinema sp. FACHB-956.
CAACACTTTCACCATTACAGCGATTTGCATTGATTAAACTGAGTCGATCGAACCATGAAAACAGTAATTTTATGCCTGCGATGCGCGAGTTTGGTTTGATTTGACTCAGCCTTAGTGACGCGATCGTGGGCTGTGTCTAAGCGATCTGTATTGCAACTGTTACGGGTGGCTGGGAGGCACGATCGGCGAGTGTGTCGGTGCAGGATGGGATTCGAGAAGACTTAATAAAACTTAAATCAGGTTAACAGGCGACAACTCAAGCTTTAGACTTTTAAGAAACCTGATTAAGTTAGCAACTCTTAGATTGACATCATGTTCCCAACTCATCGCCCTCGCCGCCTGCGTACCAGTGAATCGCTCCGTCGTATGGTGCGTGAAACTGTTCTGACCCCCAATGATTTGATCTATCCGCTGTTTGCAGTTCCCGGCGACAGCTTTGCCAAGGAAGTCAAATCCATGCCGGGAGTCTACCAACTGTCGGTGGATAAAATCGTTGAAGAAGCAAAAGAAGTTTACGACCTCGGGATTCCCGCCATTATTTTGTTTGGCATCCCAGCAGATAAGGATGTAGATGCGACGGGCGCATGGCACGACTGCGGCATTGTGCAAAAGGCCACGACTGCGGTTAAGGAAGCGGTGCCTGACCTGATCGTCATCAACGACACCTGCCTGTGCGAATACACCTCCCATGGACACTGTGGCTATCTGGGTAACGGTGACTTAATGGGGCGCGTGCTCAACGATCCCACCCTGGAACTGTTGAAAAAGGTAGCCGTCTCCCAAGCGAAGGCCGGAGCCGATATCATTGCACCGTCGGGGATGATGGACGGGTTTGTCAAGGCGATTCGGGAAGGGCTGGATGAAGCGGGTTTCCAGGATATTCCCATCATGTCCTACGCGGCTAAGTATGCTTCGGCCTACTATGGCCCCTTCCGGGATGCGGCGGAATCCACCCCACAGTTTGGCGATCGCCGCACCTACCAGATGGATCCGGGCAATGCTCGCGAGGCCGTTAAGGAAATTCTGCTGGATGTGGAAGAAGGGGCCGACATGCTGATGGTGAAGCCTGCGCTGTCCTATATGGACATCATCCACCGGGTCAAGGAAGCCAGCAATCTGCCCGTGGCGGCCTACAACGTGTCCGGCGAATATTCCATGGTTAAGGCGGCAGCGTTGAACGGTTGGGTGGATGAGCAACGGATTGTGTTGGAAACGCTGACCAGCTTCAAGCGATCGGGCGCAGACATGATCCTCACCTACCACGCGAAGGATGCAGCCCGTTGGATGCAGGGGTAATCGCTCAGTCATCCATGATGAGTTAACAGATTAACACAATGGATTCGATCCCCCCTTAAACCCTAGCCCCCTTAAAAAAGGGGGGCCTGGGTGGAGGACAATGCAAAATTTGCGGTTTAGGACTGGATGATCATGGTTGATTCACCAACGCCGATCGCGGTGGCTGAGATGGCTTTCCAACAGTTCTCCCAGGGGTTAGCCACGGGGGAGTGGCAAGGTTTTTTGGCGATGCTGACGGAGGATTTTACCTTCTGGTTTCCGATCGGTGCGTTTCAGGGCGAAAACGTTGGTAAAGCTAGGGCTGCGGAGTTTTTCCAGCTCGTTTCCCAGGTCTTTTCCCCTGGCCTCACGCTGACGATCGAACGGATGACCTACCGCACCACGCCCGATGGAGCAACGGTGGTCTTTGAAGTCCGATCGACGGGTTCCATGCTGGGGCATCCCTACAGCAATCAAGCCGCGATTTCCTTTGATGTACGAGGCCAACAAATCTGTGGCTACCGTGAGTATTTAGGGGTTTTGTATCAACTGCCAACCTCGTAGGGAAGGATTTGCCCATGCGTCCGTCGATTTTAGCGATCCTGATCAGTGCCCTCTGTTTGAATGCACCTGGTTTTGGTGTACGCCTCAGTTTTCCTCTGTCCATCACCCATCAGCCTATGACAGCCCAAGCTGCGCCTTCCCCGGCCACAGTCCTGGAAACCCTCTTCCGCAGTCCCACGATCGCTGCTGACCAATTTACAGACGCTTTTCTCCAACAAGTGCCCGTGGCGAAAGTGCAGCAAATTGTAGATCAACTGAAGCAGCAACTGGGGCCCTTGCAAGCAGTCCAAGGGGAACGATCGGACTTTACTGTGCAATTGGAAAAGGGCAGCATTCCCACCCAAATTGTCCTAACCCCCGATGGAAAAATTGCGGGGTTAATCTTCGGCGCACCCACACAAAATGTCGCCAGTTTAGACGCCGCGATCGCGCAGTTTAAAACGCTACCCGGACAGGTCAGCGTGTTAGTTCGGGAAGGCCAGACTACCAGGGCAGCGCTCAATCCGACCCAACCCCTGGCAGTGGGGTCTGCCTTTAAGCTGGCGGTTTTAGATCAGTTGCAAAGGCAAATTAAAGCCCAAAAACTGACCTGGCAAACCGTGGTTCCTCTGCAAGCGCAATACAAAAGTTTGCCTTCGGGAATGCTGCACACCTGGCCGGATGGGACTGGGTTAACGGTGGAGTCGTTAGCGGCGCTGATGATTTCCCAAAGTGATAACACCGCCACCGATCATTTAATTCATCACGTGGGTCGGGAAAAGATTGAAGCGATCGCCCCCCGCAATCAGCCCTTTCTAATGACGCGAGAACTGTTTCAACTGAAAAGCCCAAAAAATCGATCGCTTCTAGAACGCTATCGCAAAGGCGGCGTGAGTCAAAAAC
It encodes:
- a CDS encoding nuclear transport factor 2 family protein translates to MVDSPTPIAVAEMAFQQFSQGLATGEWQGFLAMLTEDFTFWFPIGAFQGENVGKARAAEFFQLVSQVFSPGLTLTIERMTYRTTPDGATVVFEVRSTGSMLGHPYSNQAAISFDVRGQQICGYREYLGVLYQLPTS
- a CDS encoding serine hydrolase encodes the protein MRPSILAILISALCLNAPGFGVRLSFPLSITHQPMTAQAAPSPATVLETLFRSPTIAADQFTDAFLQQVPVAKVQQIVDQLKQQLGPLQAVQGERSDFTVQLEKGSIPTQIVLTPDGKIAGLIFGAPTQNVASLDAAIAQFKTLPGQVSVLVREGQTTRAALNPTQPLAVGSAFKLAVLDQLQRQIKAQKLTWQTVVPLQAQYKSLPSGMLHTWPDGTGLTVESLAALMISQSDNTATDHLIHHVGREKIEAIAPRNQPFLMTRELFQLKSPKNRSLLERYRKGGVSQKRSILGELATQPLPEVSDFADTKPTALEVEWFFSAEELCQLIDRVSNLPLMSINPGIARTADWQRVTFKGGSEPGVLNFTTKVQSKTGKQYCVVATWNHNQALDEPQLISLYSSLFNVLKNSP
- the hemB gene encoding porphobilinogen synthase, yielding MFPTHRPRRLRTSESLRRMVRETVLTPNDLIYPLFAVPGDSFAKEVKSMPGVYQLSVDKIVEEAKEVYDLGIPAIILFGIPADKDVDATGAWHDCGIVQKATTAVKEAVPDLIVINDTCLCEYTSHGHCGYLGNGDLMGRVLNDPTLELLKKVAVSQAKAGADIIAPSGMMDGFVKAIREGLDEAGFQDIPIMSYAAKYASAYYGPFRDAAESTPQFGDRRTYQMDPGNAREAVKEILLDVEEGADMLMVKPALSYMDIIHRVKEASNLPVAAYNVSGEYSMVKAAALNGWVDEQRIVLETLTSFKRSGADMILTYHAKDAARWMQG